The genome window TATTCAAACTTGTGTTTTACTTAATATTGTGTATGTAATTATATATTTACTGGTTTTAAACTTGGTTCGAGATTGAAATATTTCAGTATGTTTTGAATCTCATTTAAGTTCAATTTAATTAGTTAATgtagctaatttttttttcccaaatcaaACTCAAGTCAAGTGTGTTTAGtcattttgttcaaaattttcacCCAAGCAATAGTAGCATTAAGAAGGTGtaaattataatacatttaCAATTTTTAAACTTGATAGATATGATgttaaaatatttgaaatttatgttgaaacttgatttcttttttttttccaaaccaaatgaAGTCactttgtccaaaatttttaaCCCGATCAATAGTGCATTAaggagctttttttttttttaattacttgacttggtgttagattttttatccaaaaaaccatttttttttaattttcttgtttacttttgtgcttagatttcaaatttttcattagGCAAAAAGGCTGattataatttacaatttatCCAAGAGTGGTACAATGTTGAATTTTGAAAAGTAACAACAATAATGATGGTTGAATGTACGTGGGCTGTGTGTTGGTAGTGGGAAGGAGGTGGAAACAAGGAAATTACCTTTTGACCACGACCAAATGTGAATTCTTTGAATTTTCTACAGCCTATCTCACAGTTTCATTCAAACTTTCTCCTTtgttctttttccatttttaagCAGTTTTTTAGAGGATAATTACTTAATCGTTAAGGCTTTAAGAAAGCGCATGATTGATAATTAGCACTACTAATAACAGCATTTACTTCAACTTGATGTGGCACGTGAACAGGTGGACTGGTAATGATCGGCCCAAAGACCAAAGATTTCTTTCCAACCTCTTCTTCTTCGTGAAACTAATAATTACTACTAGCTCTGCAACAGCCCAAAAATCCTCCTGAGATTGTCTGAACAAAataaggcaaaaataaaatctacAATGTCATTAATAAGTATTAGAAAGATTCTACCGTCCCTTTTGAATATTATACCTTCAGATAAAATTTTTGTATGGTAAAATTATAATTTGATCTTCTATCATTAcgcagaaattgaagaaacgGTTCTCTAAAATGAccgtaaaattttattaaagtattatatatattacattTATTGAACATATTTATCTTTTCATTTATGTCGAACTAATGAACAATTTGATACTCTAACGATAATTGGCTCACGAAAAATGTCTCTTATTGCTAATAAAGAGTTCTTTCGCTGCAAATCAAGATTGAATgcatttttaaaagaaaatgtggaCGAACTCAGAAAATGCTGCTTGTCATCCAAAACCAATTGAAGTAGACTTCTGGCTGGACTTGTGAGTATTTGAGAAAAGCAATTGCTATATTATTGATGGATCATAGCCATTGGTATCTCAAAatattacttttgaattgtaataCATCTTCTAAGCTGGGACAAAAATTTGATTATCACTCCCCAAAGTTGCTGAAAGAATGCACTTTAAACTATGTGGTATCTATAACCTATATAACAGGTGAGATTTGAATAGGGGCTACAGGATAACTGCTGGAGCAGAACAGTAATGCAACCGGAGAGAAAATGTCCAAGGACAGAGTCTATTCCTTGGTTCTGTTTCTCATTGCTTTTCGCTTATTTACATCAAGGTACCTTTTCCTTAACCTGATTGCTTTTGGAGTAACCTGCATGATCCAAAGAGTTGCAGGTTCAATAGAAGGCTAGGCTGCAGTACAAAACTGATAGATAAGTGCTGAAGAAGTGTGACAAACAGCATTCTCAATACAGAGAAAAGGGACCCTGACAAAATCTTTGAAAGCAACTTCAATTACCTACTCACCAATTCAACCCTCTGTTTCCTGTCTCATTTTTTCATGCATTCTCAATTTACGGGAAGTACATTGACATACCTCAATTAGCTCATCAGAGGCTACATACCCAATTGCTTCTTCTAGCGTCATCTGCCACCCAAAAAGTCGGACCAAAAATGAGGAATACTTTATAACAACTGCATCACCAACGCACAAGCACACTTGTCGAGAATATTTTGAAGTTTAATCCGGGTGAGAGCAATTAATTCACAGCATCTTATGATTAGGTTGCTTCATTGACAAGGAAGTGATTAACTATGCACTTGAAACCAAAAATCAGCGTAAAATTCTAGAAATAATAATCTGAGGAAAGACTTGTTGACTCTAGGTGCAATCATGGATCTAAAATCAGGGCCAAGGATAGTCCActtctaaaaagggaaaatcaCCAACAGCAATATGCAAGGACACCAGTAATTCAATCTTATCAACAATTGTCCCACTTAAAATTCCACTACCAATGGCTTATACCCCTCAGAAGTAGAACCAAGTTAAAAAGTGTTGAAAGAAATACGTACAAGACGAGGTGGAGATAGTTTAACATTCTCATCCTTGCTAGCAGCCCGCACATTTGTTAGTTCCTTCATCCTTACTGGATTAACCTGTGATAAGCAACAACGATCATTTGCATCACAGTCAAGGGGATAGAGACCAACAAACAGTTTAAAGAGATGTATTTCCTTACATCAAGATCTGTGTCTCGAGAATGCTCACCGACAATCATGCCATCATATGTCTGTACAATtgcacaaataatcacaaatatAACCTAAGAAAACTCCTATCCTAGAGTTGCACATCTAGGTAAGGtgcattttaattattttctaaatttatgtCATTGACAAGAGAGGAGGCACCACAGAGAAATACATAAAATGTCACAAGTAAAAATATAGGGGAACTTGCATCAAACACCAGCCCCACAACCCACCAAGAAACTCTACAGAAGATCAGATACATACTGGCAGTATATATTCACGTATGATGACTCAAAAAAGAACCTGTTCCAGATACAGTAAAGCCCAAAACTAAATTTATGTGTGTGCGGATGAATAACCTATAGGTACATGAAGCATGAAGTTATTGTATAAATTAGAATAGCAGGAaagacagaaaagaaaagagagggagatTATGTGAAGGCAAACTAATTTAGCAGCGAGACAGACAAATAAGAAAAGATCGGCTAATTTAGGCAACCTCCATCCCAGGTGTGACGAAGAGAATCCCACGAGGTTCTAGACTTATTAGCGCATAAGCTGTAGTTGTTCCATAGCCCATGGAAACCTGTTGAACCAAGTTCAAGCAATTAGATGCATGACTGGACATATATGGACCAATACAGCTCTCAAAGGTCGTTAGATACACATCAAATTTTTTAGAGttgaaattgaaaaagaagCACAGATGTACCAATACTCCTTTTCTGACATTTCCAAGAGGACCTCTATATTTAGCATAAGCTGCAGAAGAAAGAGAGATGGCCATAAATGAGAAAACTCATGAATGAAAAGTACCAGCAATGCAAGGAACAAGTGGTTATAATTATTAACAAACggaaatgaaaagaaacaagCAATCATAAGTATGATTTCTAGCCAGATGGTAACAAGCATCCACGAGTATAATACTACCAGACAGATACAATTACATTATCAGCAAAAAGCACTGGAACATAAAATGCATGTgcataattacatatcaaaacatCTATCCCAAGGGATTACTTCTATCATGTCACATCACATATCAGTAATGGTACAACTTAAAGCAAAGGCTCCGGTTTGTTGTCCCAATTTGGATCAGGAGAAAAGTAACATGACATTCTGTATCTATTTATGTCAACCCTATTAATCCAAATCCTTCTGAAATATGGTATTAAACAAAAGTCCAATAACCCAACCAAATAAAAAGATTGAGCTTTTCAGAGCTACAGGGTCGAGAGCAGACCACATATTGCTCAACAACAGGTATGCAAGATTAAAATACAGTTTGCTACATGAATGAAGATGACTTAAATTACTCTGAAAAGAACTCATAAGATTAAAgtgcaaataaatgaaagagaaaagagcgTTAAATACCATATGGAGCAGCATAAATGTCTACAAAGAGGTCCCAAATTACATAACCTCAAATGAAAAGCATGAAGGCAATGTGAAGAACTACAGAAGAAAGCAGAAAACCATACTCAGGAAAGCACGGTGCATAAATCCAGTTCCTCGTGTGTCACTGCTGAATACACTTCTGTATCCGACAAGGCCCCTGTAATGATGGGAAACAAGAGAATCGATACTCCTCACAAGTTTCCTAAGTTGACCCCAACTTACAGTTCagaacaacaaaagaaaaaaacgaCTAGACATTACAAATGAAATTTCCAGCCTAGAACACCCAATCACAATAAGAATGTCAGTTGGTACGTTTGTTACACGTAAATGTCTTAAATGTCACATTGATTGGAGGAAGAAATTATTTGCATTAAAGGAGATTTATCATATAGCTTGGAAACAAATAACTCTAATGATATTTAACTCGACCACATTGCTATTACCACAGACCACAATAAACTTGTTCAAGGTTCACCGATCTGTTATCCATGTGAAAGTGGAACCTCAGATTCAACAGTCAAAACCAATCAACCAGTTCAACATATTTAATTTGTAAATACACACACGAGCAAAGAATTGTCATGCCACATATAGAAATCTCAGGTAAGAATGCCATGAGCAGCAAGAAAGACAACAGATTAAGAAATAAGAAAAACCTTGAAGGACAAGTCAGACAGATTTTAGTCCGATCATCGTGGCCTGGAACAGGACCCATGTCTGTAACCTCAGCTTTTCTGTGAGAAAGTGCATCCAATACTAAACCAACATGCTGTTCATTGACCTACAGAAAGCAACCTTAATTCTCAAGTTCAGATTTCACAAGTCAAAGAGGAGCAATGCAACATTCGATTTCCCTCACCTCAATAGTCACTTCTTCAATTGGTTCAAGCTTCTCACCAATCTCTGTTTTGTACCTGAAACAGAAAAAAATTTGCTCGATCCAAGGGAATGTATTTGTATTttgcgttttttttttgggggcgaGCGGGCGAACAGAGAGGGATGGAAGGGGaggggggggagagagagagagaagtagTGAGTAACTGTTCTGTTGGAAGTTCAAAACCAAAGAAGCATTAATGACTATTTATAGCAGTAAAAATGATCATCCCCTTTACTTTGCAAAGATATTTATCAGGAACTCAGAAGGAAACAGAAATAGAAAATTTATTCAATTACAGCTTGCAGACAGCAACAAGAAGCAGGTAGTAGTCAAAATGCAGAGTATTTGATAACATTGTTCACGTGAACATCAAGATTTATTTGTAGGTAAAAACTAGTGAAACGAGAGGTCAACATTCATTTCTAGATTTGATCTTTTAGGCTGCATAAGCAGATTTCTTTTGCGCTTCAAGTAGATAGCAATAAGACATGAATAGGAAGGGCAGTATACTGAGCATATATTTGTACAAGAGaagccaaaaaacaaaaaaaagaaataggagATATGTGATAAGTAAAGAGGAACTGctaaaaaacttttgaaaagaaaatggaagtgTCTTGTTTAAGGGTGAGTGACTTTATATATAGTGATCATTTCTCTTCCCTATTTATGAGAACAATGAAACCAATGAGATTAAATAGCATATACATTTTCTCGTATTTTCTACACAGCCTTAAATCTGGAAATATATCACTATGTGCCATCGTAACCATAATGACCACAAAACAAACTGCAAAGACTACAATAGCATCGCTAGCAAATAATTTACTGTATGCTATTATGCTATGCAAGGAACATAAAGTGGGAGACAACGCACCAGGGCAACGGAACAAAAAGCTTACATGACTTTAGGTGGTGAGACGGATAATTCAAATCCTTCACGCCTCATATTCTCAATCAAGATACCTATATCAACAAATGAAGGACGGTACACTTAACTAACTAAACATGACATGTCCAAAAAGGCTGGACTCAAAACACATTCTACTGAAACTACAAGACAAACATAATCTTTCGTCTTGGAGAAAGAAGAACAAAGAATAAGTTGGATAGACTAATctcattaaaaataaataaataaaacttgcCCAATTGAAGTTCTCCCCTCCCTTGAACTTCATATGAATCTGACAGGCCTGGTATAACGTTTATGGCAAGATTTGTTTCTGCTTCGGCTATAAGCCGATCCCCAATTTTTCCGCCAGTCAACTGAAAACATAAACACCAAATGTTGTGCTGTTCATACAATGGGGAAGAGTTTACTTTGCCATTAGGAGGTTAAAATATCTGATCCAAATATGAAGCATTAAGACATCCAATTGACATGATTCAATCTGGGTGAACATTTGTCGCTTATCAGTCAATGATCAATTACTTTTGGTCTTTCAAAcacagaaaaaaatgaaaataaatcaAGGATAGTCCAGGGTGGAAGACAGGACAAGAGGAAGCTGGAAGATAGGACTTTAAACTAGAGCTAAAATAGTAGAATATACTTGAGTATTTGCTGTAAGTGGTGGATATGAAGAATTAACCCATCACATGATCAGATACTTGATACTGGGAAAAAGTTATAAGGTTGGTGTTGTTCAAAATGTTGACTTTATGATTGGCATAGATACTTTAGTGTAAACATACTTGAGCCCTCTCATTGCCCCTAATGACCTATTTATCAGTCCTGCAACTAACGAAGTACAATATAAACCTCATCTTTTCCAATtaggtaaaaaacaaaaaaactccCTTTGGTAAacctaatatacagaaaagccCCCTGCGATTTCAAAACGTACAACACGAcacctcatgctttgaactaaattgtaaaggtgacagAATCTGTTAAAATTAACAGGAACGGacgaaatgacaaaaatgccctGATATAACTAAGCAAAAGGCAGCTCAACAAAATTATTTGTTTCATTCTCTAGAGAGAGAGAATTGGGGGCTAAGGGGTAGAACAcgtatatttgttaaaaattaggtttacaaaaatttgtttttagggttcaataagtcatttccgttaatTTTAACGGATTccatcacctttacaatttagttcaaagcatgaggtaTCGTTTTGaaaccacagggggcttttctgtatattaggtttaccacaagggatttttttgttttttaccccgTTCAATATACGAAAACAAAGAAACTTATTACAGCACTGTCCTCCAAAAATCCATGCTCCTATTTTGTGAACTAAAATATGTTTGAGAATGAATTGAGCTACTCAGAGATCAACTGGAGTGTCAGCCAATCAATTCAACCCTAAGCACATGTTTACTTGGTTAAAGTGACATGATAGGTTTGAACACatagaaaaacaacaaaaacaacaaactcAAGCTACATGAGTTCAGCTTGATTGATTGAGAACACCTTCAAACATAAAGAAGACCAGCTTGCATATTTTTTGAGCTCCACTTAGTTCATTTATACCCCTAAAACAGAAACAACATAAGGAATCCCCAATTCTCCACCCTCATTTCCCAATGTAGGCAAACTAGACAGAATAAACAGGGAGGATAGACCATCCGACCAAAAATAGAGTAACAGAAAATTAGTGAtgaaaaaccaaaaaagaaatccTAGCAAGGTCGTAAAGTGAGAGTGGCTCTCTCAAATTATAAATGTTTAAACATATCTTTTCATCTGTATGTGCATGTTTATAGTGTCTGTGTTCAATTGCCAGGAAGACATCATGGAGGTGgtctagaaagaaaacaaagtaaatagaATATATTCATGGCTTTTGCTTCACGCTACCCTTGAGCATTTCCTAACCTTCTTCCCAAAAcataaaattagaaaaacaaaataccataaaagataaaaataaaataaaagggcaATGCTGCATATATCAACACAGCTTTCTATCCTGCAGTTCACTGCTCCTACCTCTTAGGACTTTCATGGCTTCTAAAATGGAAAGTCAGATGCTGTCCTATATTATATACAACTAAGCATTTCTCCACAAAGCATTTCCAACTTGTCATAGCCGATAGTTAACTACAAGCTGGTTCAAGGAGAACGTGTCAATTGGGAGggtagaaaagaaaataataaaaaactaaCCCACACAGGCCACTCACATGGGTACCATCACGTCCAGCCAAAGGAGAGTCATTCACACTGAAGGTCATTGAAATGGTTGGGGGATCAAGCTGAACTGTGGGCAATGTAGTCATAACCTACCATATATCAGGGTTAAAAAATAATCAGTCATACGGATGATCAAAAACATATTCAAAGATGTTCCTGAAAAATGTAGTCATACGGATGATGAAGTATATATTTTAACATGCTGCTAAGCAATTGGACAACCTTAAGACAAGTCAAAGCAAGTATAACAGATTTAACTTCAAAGACAGGTCCAAGAAAGTAAACAAGTTTCCTGAGAGATGAATGTTGAACACAGAAAAGCATACAGAATACTGAGACTATAATCATCTTAACACATAATGCCTAATCATTactataagaaaagaaaaaacagtgCTGAAGCATTTGATTAACGACAAACCTCAACATTTGCAACTGTGTGACCTATTGCTGGACTTGTCAACCCAGCCATTGACACTATGTCACCAGCACCAGCACTATCAACTAACACCATGCTAGTACCCTTCTTCTTCATCAGCTTCACAATCTATATGGCATGAATTTATTAGGCTAATCAAGTTCAAAACTATGATAAACAATGCACAGATTACTTTAAGCATATAACTACAAATGGAACATGAATTGAGGCCTCTCCTTGCAGAAAACATCGATCCCGATCTGAACTCAGGAATTTTATATTCCTATTCTAATTTCAGGGACAAAGGAAGTAACAAGGGACAACCATCAGTAGCTACACTAAGATGGTGTAACCTGCAGAGCCCTACACATATGCATCAACAGGACATGAGAAACTAGTTAAATCTTCGGGCAAAGTAGATTCTCCCATGGATCTATGAAACATATACAATGTGTGGGCACGGATATAACTTTCCACCTTTTTTTGGGGAAATGGGGGTTGGGTGGAAGGTGTTCGGCTGTTGATTAACATTAAAATGTTCTTTTTATATagaaattttttgtttgaatAATGAACCTACGATTAATGAGAACTTCCAACAGCCATTGACAATGACAAACCTTGCCTTCTTCAATTTTGACAGTTCCAGAATCTGATTCACGAAGTCCATGGATTTTATCACCAATGTGCACAATTCCAGAATATATTCGCCCCGTCAAAA of Coffea arabica cultivar ET-39 chromosome 5c, Coffea Arabica ET-39 HiFi, whole genome shotgun sequence contains these proteins:
- the LOC140007773 gene encoding uncharacterized protein isoform X1, yielding MAGPLLRSLLSAATKKSLSSSTSYFQHNHLSIKTHLFTRHAGISRAFSAAATATSAASAASAPSGAIDPSRLRNVAVIAHVDHGKTTLMDRLLRQCGADIPHERAMDSISLERERGITIASKVTSISWKENELNMVDTPGHADFGGEVERVVGMVEGAILVVDAGEGPLAQTKFVLAKALKYGLRPILLLNKVDRPAVTEERCNEVESLVFDLFANLGASEEQLDFPVLYASAKEGWASSNYTKCPPDDAKNMSQLLDAIIRHVPPPTASLDAPFQMLVSMMERDSYLGRILTGRIYSGIVHIGDKIHGLRESDSGTVKIEEGKIVKLMKKKGTSMVLVDSAGAGDIVSMAGLTSPAIGHTVANVEVMTTLPTVQLDPPTISMTFSVNDSPLAGRDGTHLTGGKIGDRLIAEAETNLAINVIPGLSDSYEVQGRGELQLGILIENMRREGFELSVSPPKVMYKTEIGEKLEPIEEVTIEVNEQHVGLVLDALSHRKAEVTDMGPVPGHDDRTKICLTCPSRGLVGYRSVFSSDTRGTGFMHRAFLTYAKYRGPLGNVRKGVLVSMGYGTTTAYALISLEPRGILFVTPGMETYDGMIVGEHSRDTDLDVNPVRMKELTNVRAASKDENVKLSPPRLMTLEEAIGYVASDELIEVTPKAIRLRKRYLDVNKRKAMRNRTKE
- the LOC140007773 gene encoding uncharacterized protein isoform X2, whose translation is MVDTPGHADFGGEVERVVGMVEGAILVVDAGEGPLAQTKFVLAKALKYGLRPILLLNKVDRPAVTEERCNEVESLVFDLFANLGASEEQLDFPVLYASAKEGWASSNYTKCPPDDAKNMSQLLDAIIRHVPPPTASLDAPFQMLVSMMERDSYLGRILTGRIYSGIVHIGDKIHGLRESDSGTVKIEEGKIVKLMKKKGTSMVLVDSAGAGDIVSMAGLTSPAIGHTVANVEVMTTLPTVQLDPPTISMTFSVNDSPLAGRDGTHLTGGKIGDRLIAEAETNLAINVIPGLSDSYEVQGRGELQLGILIENMRREGFELSVSPPKVMYKTEIGEKLEPIEEVTIEVNEQHVGLVLDALSHRKAEVTDMGPVPGHDDRTKICLTCPSRGLVGYRSVFSSDTRGTGFMHRAFLTYAKYRGPLGNVRKGVLVSMGYGTTTAYALISLEPRGILFVTPGMETYDGMIVGEHSRDTDLDVNPVRMKELTNVRAASKDENVKLSPPRLMTLEEAIGYVASDELIEVTPKAIRLRKRYLDVNKRKAMRNRTKE